The sequence GCTGCTGGCGGTGCACAAGAATCGTTTCTGGCAGACGGAAACTGGGCTGAAGATGGACATCGGCGGTTTCGTCGCCGCCCTCGAGTACGCCAGCAACAAGGAGGCGCGGATCTTTGGCAAGCCGGCACCGGATTTCTTCCGCATGGCCCTTGAGGACATGGGACTGCCGCCGGAGGCGGCGGCGGTGGTCGGTGACGACATCGAAACCGACATTGGCGGTGGCCAGCAGGTGGGCCTGACCGGGATCCTGGTGAAGACCGGCAAGTACCGCGAGGCTTTCGTGCGCGCCTCCAGGGTGCGTCCGGATGCGGTCATCGACTCCATTCGCGAGCTGCCGGCATTGCTTGGCATCCGATGACCACCGTCTATCTGGGAACCCTGGCGCATCTGCGCGGCAATCCCTTCGTCCGCCCCGACGGTCTGGAAATCATCGCCGATGGGGCTCTGTGGGTGGACGGGGACGGCCGGATCGCCGGTTACGGCCGTGCCGCCGAGGCCCCCGAGGGTGCGGAACGGGTCGATTTCGGTGCCGCCTGGCTGCTTCCCGGCCTGATCGACGCCCATCTGCACTTCCCCCAATACTATGCCGTGGCGGCGGCCAACCGCGGTCTGCTGTCCTGGCTGCGGGAGACGGTGTATCCCGAGGAGGCCGCCTTCCGCGACGCCGGCTATGCGGCCGGGGTGGCCCGGGCGCTGGTGGCGCGGCTGCTGCACGGCGGAGTGACTTGCGCCTGCGTTTTCGGCTCCCAGTACCCGGAGGCCACCGGAGCCCTGTTCGAGGCGGCCGGGCAGGCGGGGCTGCGCCTGATCGCCGGCATCACCCTGATGGACCGCAACGGGCCCGACGAACTGCTGACCACCCCGGAACGGGCCTGGCGGGCCAACGAAGCCCTGCTGGAGCGGTACGGCGGCGATCCCCGCCTGCACCTGGCCCTCACGCCCCGCTTCGCGCTCTCCTGTTCGCCGCAGTTGCTGGCGATGTGCGGCGAGTTCCGCCGCCGCCATCCCCAGGTGTATCTCCAGACCCATATCAACGAGACCTTGGAGGAGATCGCCGCGGTCCAGCGCGTCTTCCCCGACGCCTGGAACTATCTCGACGTTTACGACCGCTACGGTCTGCTGGGGCCGCGCACCCTGCTGGCCCACGACATCCATCCCCAAAGCGCCGAGCTGAGACGGATGGCGGAGAGCGAGTGCCGCGTCATCCACTGTCCCAGCAGCAACCTGTTTTTGGGCAGCGGCCTGTTTCCCCTGCGCCGCCACGTGGAACACGGCATTCCCCTGGCGCTCGGCAGCGACATCGGCGCCGGGCTGCACCTTTCGGTCTGGGAAGAGCTGTCCGAAGCGTACAAGATCCAGCGGCTGCGGGGAGAGACGCCGACCGCCGCCCAGTTGCTGTACCTGGCGACCCTGGGAGCGGCCGAGGCTCTGGGGCTGGCCGGGGAGATCGGCAATTTCCTGCCGGGCAAGGTGGCGGACTTCTTCGTCCTCGATCCCGGCGGTGACGACTATCTCGATGCCCGTCTGCAGCGCTGCCCCACGCTCGCCGCCCGGCTGTTCGTGCTCATGCAGCTGGCCGGTTCCGGTCACGTCCGCCGGACCTTCGTCGCCGGCAGGCCGGTGTCAGTGTAGCGGCCAGATTTTCGGCACCAGCCACAGCCCCATCAGCCCGACCACGAGCGTCAGGCCGCCGCCGAAGCGCAGATAGTCGCGGAAGCGGTAGCCGCCGGGACCGTAGACCATCAGATTGGTCTGGTAGCCGATGGGAGTGGCGAAGCTGCTGGAGGCGGCCAGCATCAGCACCACCAGATAGGGCAGGGGATTGAGCCGAAAGTGTTCCACCACCGCCATCAGGATCGGGAACACCAGCACCGCCGCGGCGTTGTTGCTGATCAGCGAGGTCAGCAGCGTCACCAACCCGTAGGTCAGCGCCAGCAGCACATAAGGGTCGTCGCTGAGCCGCAACAGGTTGGCGGCGAGAAAGCTGCTGGCGCCGCTGGTTTCCAGGGCGCTGCCCAGGCCGAAGGCGGTGGCGATGGTCAGCAGCACCGAGGTATCGACGTTGCGCCGGGCCTTGGCGAAGGTGCAGCAGCCGGTGACCAGCATGGCCGCCGCCCCGGCCAGGGCCGCCTTGAAGAGATCCAGGATGCCGCTGGCGGCCAGCGCCACCACGGCGGCGAGGATCGACCAGGCCAGCCAAGCTTTCTCGTGCAGGGGCCGGGCAGGGCCGTCCACTTCGCTGACCAGCAGGAAATCGCGGGCGTGGCGGTACTGTTCCACGAAGCTGGGGCGGGTTTCCAGCAGCAGGGTGTCGGCCGGCTGCAGGCGAATCCGTCCCAGGTTGCCTTCCACCCGTTTGCCCTCGCGGCACACCGCCAGCACCGCGGCGCCATACAGGGTGCGGAAGCGGCCGTCGCGGATGGTCTGGCCCACCAGGGCGCAATCGGGAGACACCACCACCTCGACGATGCAGCGGTCCGGATGCTCTGCGAGGCCGAAGCGGCTGTGGGTGGAGGGACGCAGTCCCTTGATCTGCTGCAGATCGAGGGCGGCGTGGGTGCTGCCGGCGAACACCAGGCGGTCACCGCCCCGCAGCCGTTCGCCGGGTCCGACCGCCGCCAAGAGGGCCCCGTCGCGTTCGATTTCCACCAGATAGACATCGCCCAGATGACGCAGGCCGGCGGCTTCGATGGTCTTTCCCACCAGCGGGCCTGCGGGATCGACCTCCATCTCGATGGTGTATTCCTTGGGATCGGCGAACAGCCTGGCGCCGTTGCGGTCGGGAAGCAGCCAGCGGGCGGCCACCAGCAGGTAGGCGATGCCGGCAAGGCCCACCGGCACGCCGATCCAGGCCAGATCGAACAGCCCTAGCGCCAGTTCCGGGTGGCGCCGGGTCAGCAGGCCGTTGACCACCAGATTGGTGCTGGTGCCGATCAGGGTGCAGGTGCCGCCGAGCATGGCGGCATAGCTCAGGGGCAGCAGCAGCCGGGCCACCGGCAGCTTGAAGCGCCGGGCCCAGGTGAGGACCGCGGGAATGAAGGTGGCCACCACCGGGGTGTTGTTGAGGAAAGCGCTCAGCATCCATACCGGCAGCACCACCCGCAGCAGGGCGCCGGCCGGATGACGCGGCCGGCCGAGCAGATGACGGACGATGGTTTCCACCCCGCCGGTTTCGCGGATGCCCGCCACCAGCACGTACATCAGGGCCACGGTGGCCACGCTCGGCTGGCTCAGTCCCGCCAGGGCGATGGGAACGTCGATGACTCCGGCCAGCAGCAACAGGGTCAGGCCGCCGCTGAGAACCAGTTCCGGCGCCCAGCGGCCCCAAGCCAGCAGCAGAATGCACAACCCTGTGACCGCCAGGGCCAGCCAGGCGGAAAGCGGCATCGTCAGGTACGATCGCGGTCGCTCATGGCCTGCAAGTATAGCCGGCAGTAGGCTTCTGCGCTGCGGTGCCAGGAGAAATCCCGGGCCATGGCGTTGCGCTGCAGCCGCCGCCACACTTCCGGTTGCCCATAGAGCAGCCAGCCGCGCTTGACCGCTTCCTCCAGGGCACCGGTCTCGGGGTGATCGAAACTGAGGCCCGTGGCCTCCCCGAGCCGGCTGGGAAGGGCGTCGGTGACGGTATCGGCCAGCCCTCCGGTGCGGTGGACGATGGGAAGCGTGCCGTAGCGCTGGCTGTACATCTGGTTGAGCCCGCAGGGCTCGAAGCGCGATGGCATCAGGAACAGATCGGCGCCGGCCTCGATCCGGTGCGACAGGGCCTCATCGTAGCCGATGTGGACGGCGACCTGCTGCGGCTGGCGCCGGGACCAGTACAGCAGGCTGTGTTCGTAATCGCTGTCGCCGGAACCGAGGAACACGAACTGCAGGGGGTGTTGCAGCAGTCCCGGCAGGGCCTTGAGGATGAGATCGACGCCTTTCTGGGACACCAGCCGGCCGATGAAGGCGATCAGAGGGACGATGGCTTCCTGGGGCAACCCGAAGTGGGCCTGCAGGGCCTGCTTGTTGGCCTGTTTGGCCTCCAGGTGGTCGCTGTCGTAGTTCGCGGCGATCAGGGGGTCGGTGGCCGGATTCCACTTGTCGGTGTCGATGCCGTTGAGGATGCCGCTGAGGCGCCCGGCCCGGGCCCTGAGCACCCCTTCCAGGCCGCAGCCGAAACGCGGGGTCTGGATTTCCCGGGCATAGGTGGGGCTGACGGTGTTGACCCGGTCGGCATAGACGATCCCGCCCTTGATGAACGACAGCTGGTGGTGGAATTCCAGCCCTTCCGGATGCCACAGCACCTTGGGAAGCTGCAGTTTTTCCACCGACTCGGCCGGGAACACCCCCTGATAGGCCAGATTGTGGATGGTGAACACCGAGGCCGGCCGCTGCGGCTCCAGCGACAATAATGCCGGGATCAGGCCAGTCTGCCAGTCGTTGCAGTGGACCACGTCCGGGCGCCAGTCGATTCCGGCGCGGCCGCAGGCGAGCGCGAGCCCGGCCCGGCACAGGGCGCCGAAACGGACGTCGTTGTCGGGCCAGGGTTCTCCCTCCGG comes from Methylomarinovum tepidoasis and encodes:
- the guaD gene encoding guanine deaminase: MTTVYLGTLAHLRGNPFVRPDGLEIIADGALWVDGDGRIAGYGRAAEAPEGAERVDFGAAWLLPGLIDAHLHFPQYYAVAAANRGLLSWLRETVYPEEAAFRDAGYAAGVARALVARLLHGGVTCACVFGSQYPEATGALFEAAGQAGLRLIAGITLMDRNGPDELLTTPERAWRANEALLERYGGDPRLHLALTPRFALSCSPQLLAMCGEFRRRHPQVYLQTHINETLEEIAAVQRVFPDAWNYLDVYDRYGLLGPRTLLAHDIHPQSAELRRMAESECRVIHCPSSNLFLGSGLFPLRRHVEHGIPLALGSDIGAGLHLSVWEELSEAYKIQRLRGETPTAAQLLYLATLGAAEALGLAGEIGNFLPGKVADFFVLDPGGDDYLDARLQRCPTLAARLFVLMQLAGSGHVRRTFVAGRPVSV
- a CDS encoding SLC13 family permease; its protein translation is MPLSAWLALAVTGLCILLLAWGRWAPELVLSGGLTLLLLAGVIDVPIALAGLSQPSVATVALMYVLVAGIRETGGVETIVRHLLGRPRHPAGALLRVVLPVWMLSAFLNNTPVVATFIPAVLTWARRFKLPVARLLLPLSYAAMLGGTCTLIGTSTNLVVNGLLTRRHPELALGLFDLAWIGVPVGLAGIAYLLVAARWLLPDRNGARLFADPKEYTIEMEVDPAGPLVGKTIEAAGLRHLGDVYLVEIERDGALLAAVGPGERLRGGDRLVFAGSTHAALDLQQIKGLRPSTHSRFGLAEHPDRCIVEVVVSPDCALVGQTIRDGRFRTLYGAAVLAVCREGKRVEGNLGRIRLQPADTLLLETRPSFVEQYRHARDFLLVSEVDGPARPLHEKAWLAWSILAAVVALAASGILDLFKAALAGAAAMLVTGCCTFAKARRNVDTSVLLTIATAFGLGSALETSGASSFLAANLLRLSDDPYVLLALTYGLVTLLTSLISNNAAAVLVFPILMAVVEHFRLNPLPYLVVLMLAASSSFATPIGYQTNLMVYGPGGYRFRDYLRFGGGLTLVVGLMGLWLVPKIWPLH
- the glgA gene encoding glycogen synthase GlgA; protein product: MKILFVASELYPLIKTGGLADVAGSLPKALTELGKDVRVLLPGYQSVKEKLPEARPVAELTVLGQPVRLLADTVPGSETPVWLLDAPSWFDRPGNPYLTPEGEPWPDNDVRFGALCRAGLALACGRAGIDWRPDVVHCNDWQTGLIPALLSLEPQRPASVFTIHNLAYQGVFPAESVEKLQLPKVLWHPEGLEFHHQLSFIKGGIVYADRVNTVSPTYAREIQTPRFGCGLEGVLRARAGRLSGILNGIDTDKWNPATDPLIAANYDSDHLEAKQANKQALQAHFGLPQEAIVPLIAFIGRLVSQKGVDLILKALPGLLQHPLQFVFLGSGDSDYEHSLLYWSRRQPQQVAVHIGYDEALSHRIEAGADLFLMPSRFEPCGLNQMYSQRYGTLPIVHRTGGLADTVTDALPSRLGEATGLSFDHPETGALEEAVKRGWLLYGQPEVWRRLQRNAMARDFSWHRSAEAYCRLYLQAMSDRDRT